The window CGCCACACATAACGCCTCGTCGCGGGGAAACGGAAGCCCGAGTCGGTCGTGAactcgcccgcctcgacgtAGAGGTATtccaagccgtcgtcgtcgtcgtcgtcgtcgtcgtcgtcgccgccgccgccggccgacgtgCCGTCGGTGCTCTTCTCGCGAAGAAGAAACTGTGCCGTGCCGCCAAAGGAGCCGCTGGGGTGCGAGGGCAGCCTGCTCGTGATTTGCCGATGCAGCTTCCAGGTGCCGAGCAGGCTGCGGAAGACGGCGCGGGAGATGAACGTCGGCGTCCCGAGGCCGGCTGCCGTCACGTCGAGCGTGTCCTGGACGGAGAGGGCGGCACTTTCCCttgccgcgtcgtcgtccgtcgggGAGGTgaacctcgacggcgtcagcGTATCCAGCACCTCGTCGTTTTGCGTGAGGCGTGGAAGCTCCGGATGAGAGGGCCGTGACGCTCGTTCCATCGACAGGGCCTCGGCAAACTCTTGCATGAGCCATTGGTAATCACCCATGGGGAACTGCGAGAGTTGAACGTCGTTGCGCAGGGAGAGCGTGCGTTGGATggagtcgtcggcggccagtcTCCGCGACAGGGGTGCCGCGAGCGCCGCTCGGCCGGACCAGaactcggcgaggaagcgggCCTGCATCTGCATGATGCCCCAGTATGGAGAGCGGTAgaagccgacgaagccgaggttGGGCACCTCGGGATGGTGAGTGCCGTGAAAGGCGAGGGCCAGAGGCTGCTTCGTGTGCCGCGGCGAGTGCTGCAGCCTCTCGAGAGTGTCCCGGGGTAGAAAATCCAGCGAGGGGGAAGGGTCGAAGCCCgtggccacgacgacggcggcgacatcatccacctggccggcgccgtcggagaGGACTGCCgtggtgccgacgagcgacTCGACCTTGCCCTTGGACAAGGTGATGAGCCCGGACCGTACGAAGTCGCAGTACCAGTCGCTCACCGCCAAGTACGGAGGCGCCGTcctgtcgtcgccgtcgacccgcAGCAGGGGCGAGAACTGCGATTGGTTCGTGCCGAGGACATTTTCGTACACGCCGTGAACGACGCTCGCGACGTCCTGGGCGACGTGCCCTTGGGTGTTGACCAGCGGCTGGGGTCGGCTGTTGGAATTGTACGAGGCAAAGTCGATGGGGAGAAAGGGCGGAGCCGCCAGCTTGGGCTGGTGCCGGCGTCAGATGCCTTTGACGACCAACGGAGAGGAGCGGCCGAGACGTACCTCGGGCGTCGTGAAGTGGGGGAACACCCAGACGGGTCGCTGCAAGACGTGATGAACCGTATACCGGTCGACGTGAGGAATGTCCGCCTCGCCGGGCGCAtgcgcggccgacgacaggtGCGAGGCGATCGTCGCGGCAATCTCGACGCCGGACATTTGGCCACCGACGACAAGAATTTTGCCCTTTCCTGTCGCCTTCACCAAGAGGTCCTTCAAGTCGCGATAGCGGCTGCTGTGGATGACGGGGATCAAGCTCGGCCGGGCGAGACACTCTGGAATCATGGGCTTGCCGAAATGGcccgaggcgacgagcagaTAGTCAAACCTCTCCGTCTTTtccccctcctccgtccGGAGCCGCACGTGCCAACCTGGATTTCCttccatggcgatggcgggctcggcgccgacgacgcgggtGCGAAGCTGAAGGTCAAAACCAGCCTGTCCGGTGAGATGGCGGTTCATGTACCGCTCCAGGTACTTTCCGATCATCCAGGCGCGAGGGAGCTGCGGAGCATCCCGTTCCCAGGCGAGGTCGCTAAAGTGCATCGTGTGCCTGCTCTGGTTGGTGATCATGAGAGGGTGAATCAAGCGGCCGTTGTCCGTCTTGGACACGGGCCACAGGCCACCGATGGCGGCCTGAGAGTCGAAGACGCTGACTTTGAAGGCGTCCTTGGGAGCATTGTGAAGGAGGGTTTTGGCGGCCACGAGTCCAGAAGGACCGGCGCCTGTTGGTCATCGGATCAGCACGCGGGCTTGTGCCTTTCGAAGCAAATCGGGCAAACGGTGTGGGTGCGGCGAAGTTGGTTGCTGCTCACCGACGATGCACACAGTCTTGGTCATGCCACCCCCTTGCTGTAACCGAGGCGGAATTAAACGCAAACGACCCGCCGTTTATTTGACTTTCGGGACATGTATTCGGGGGAACGTGTTGCCAGGATGCAAGCTTGGCATCGGCGACAGCCAagcgggggggagggggcggcTCTGGAGAAGCAGCGGAAACGGCGTTGTCGAGGATATTTCCCGACTGGTGTGTCACCGACGAACCCTCCCTTTCTCTAGAGAAGCTTGAACCCAGGCGATGAGGGGACCAAACCTCACGAGTGGAAAGGCTGATGGGAGGGAAGCATCCAGAATTCCCTCCTGGGGAAAAAGGAGCAGGTtaggccgaggcgaggccaAGCACAGGCCATTCGCTGCCAGGTTGGCTCGGTCCAAGCCGCCGCGAACTTCCGAGCCGAGATTACATAATTAATATGCAAGCACACCTAAGCATTACATACAgtatgtgtacggagtactgtatgaAGGCTATTACAGCACACCCTACAGcggcaagtgcagtacaacgGGAGAGTAATTATCTGcctctgctccgtaccgcgACTTGCCTTTTGATGCTCCTTCACCACGGCATGAAATGAATGATGGACTGATTGCAAACCAAGAGCAGGATTCATCGAGGATGATGCTCGCAGCTCCAACAGCATCTCCATGCATGGCACACAAAACCAGACAAGATGCAAGATACAAGATGGCCagccaagacggccaagatgtccaagacggccaagatgtccaagacggccaagacggccaagatggcCAAGACGACCAAGTCAGCCAGCCAATGGATTGACCAGCTTGCATCTCCGAGACATCTGAAGAGCTAGGCTGATGCACCCAGTAATGTACTCGCGACCGCACACCAGGGTATTAACCCCGCCATCGAATCGAGCATGGCGTTAGCCGTtgtgaggaggagggggtGGTCGGCCATGGCATTGTTCCGGGCGAAAGGCAGTCAGGCTGAGATGAGTGGCTGCAACAGATGATGCTTGTATCTGCGGTTGCATCCTCGTCTCTTCGTGGCCGACCTTCACCGGCATTCTAGGAGAATTCAGTCGACCCGAAGCAAGCGACGCAACAGCGGCAAGCCTCCCGTTGGCAAACGAAATGTCCCGCCACCAtgtcctcatcctcggcggccacggcaaaATCGCCCAGCTGCTCACCCCGCTTCTCCTACAGCGCTCCTGGACCGTCACGAGCCTCATCCGGACCGAGAGTCAGAAGGCCACGGTCGAGAAGCTTGGCTGCGACTTTCCCGGCAAGCTCAACGTCCTCGTACGCagcatcgccgacgtcgacagcCAGGACGGCGCTCGgtgcatcctcgacgaggtccagCCTGACTATGTCGTCTGGAGCGCCGGTTCGTAGACGAGCGaatcctcctcggccgccgatcGTCCCGCTGACCATGGCTCTCGCCATTCCGCCCAGGTGCCGGTGGCAAGGGTGGCAAGGAAATGGTAGGCAATCGGTGATGCGTGACGAGACGTtcgccgacgctgacgccgaCACTTGGCCTGTCGATAGACGTTCAGGGTCGACCGCGACGCCGCGATTCACTTCatccacgccgccgcctcgatgccgtccatcagtcgcttcctcctcgtctcctACACGGGCTCCCGCCGCTCGGGCGCCTCCTGGTGGCGCGCGGGCGAATGGGACGAGTACAACCAGAAAGTCAACCAaggcgtcctcgccgactATTACCGGGCCAAGattgtcgccgacgaggtgctgtacacgacgacgagcaggaaAGACTcttcgctcgtcggcctctgCCTGCGGCCAGGCACCCTCAGCGACGGGCCTGCGGGGGGCATCGAGTTTGGCAAGACGAAGCATGTCATGGGCCAAGTGAGCAGGATATCGGTCgcgcggacggcggcggcgctgcttgccgccgacggcgtaaGGACCTCTTGGCTCGATCtgctcgacggtgacgaggacgtcgacgcagcCGTCGGGCGCGCCGTTCGTGACGGTCTCGACGCAGCCGAGGGAGAGAAGGTGCATGCACCGTAACGGAGGCCGTCTTGCACTCTCACCCGCGTCGACGGACTCCGTCATGGAACGCCGCGACAAAGGTGCCGGCGCTCCATGCTGACAGGCAAGGACGAGAAATGAAGGCAAGGCGCAACGCACTCGCTTTGttggcaacgacgacggaggagccGATGGGTCTTTGGTGACAGACGCAGCAAATGCTTTCATGGATGGAATTCGTACTTTACgggacaaggacggcgaaAACGACAATAAAAGACTCTTGGGCCCcggacggagtacgcagCTCGCTGTGCGTGTGACTGCTCGTCGCCAACAGAAGGCAACGATTGGGCTGGAAAATATGCGAGACAGCAGACGGTGATCTAGGCATAATCAGTTGACGCAGAAAACGGACGAGTCCATCTTCTCTCATCTATATACGATAATCAATCGGATGCACTGCTCGCTAATGGATtctaccccccccccccccaccatATCGCGCTCTTCTGGCCGTCCGCAGCCAGTTTGGTAGCTGATACCTCCCATCCATTATTATTATCATTATTATCAtcattattattattattttGCCCTagtgtacggaatactgttTTTCATGTTGAATGCATTGGATATATTGTTTCTGCGTCAAGCGTTCAACCATTGCTGGAGCCGGGCTGGTACACGAAAGCCCGTCATTGGCCTATGGCATCGAAATTTGCCCGTTGGGTTACCGGCGCTGCAAGGGGTTAGGGGTCGCACAATGGCGCAGCATTCGAAGCATCCCTCCTGGAGACCTTCACTCATCAACATCTCATCGCAAGCTAAGCTTGGTTATTTCGTCTTTTTTCGACTTGTTCTGTTCGCTGTTGGATGGGCAAGCGAATTCAAATCAATATTCAGTAGTCTTCATTTCCGTCAGCTCCCGGCAATGCGTCAGAAACCTCCGTCCATTGCCTTGTCTCCCCTCAACCGCGtcctctctccctcccttGGCCTCATCCCGGACAATACGCCGCCTCGGCTATTCGCCGACGCCTTGTCGCACTTCAGCGCTATTCCCTGGTGCGCCGAGCGCCTCGGGACCAaatcgtcatcgtctccctccgcggcatcgtcgtcggattCCTCATCCTTGCCCGGCGGCAGCTGCGCCGTCATCACATTCATCCCGCAATGCTTCAACCCCGCCTCCCCGAAGCACGACCAGTTCGTCGGGGCGACGCTTGCCCACGCGCCACGCGGTCTCAAGCAGATGCTTTGCTACTTCCGGCCCCAAGACGCCGAGCATCTCCACGACCCCAGCCGGCCCATTACGTGCATCTCGAGTCTCTgggcgctcgacgagggcctc of the Drechmeria coniospora strain ARSEF 6962 chromosome 01, whole genome shotgun sequence genome contains:
- a CDS encoding pyridine nucleotide-disulfide oxidoreductase, with the protein product MTKTVCIVGAGPSGLVAAKTLLHNAPKDAFKVSVFDSQAAIGGLWPVSKTDNGRLIHPLMITNQSRHTMHFSDLAWERDAPQLPRAWMIGKYLERYMNRHLTGQAGFDLQLRTRVVGAEPAIAMEGNPGWHVRLRTEEGEKTERFDYLLVASGHFGKPMIPECLARPSLIPVIHSSRYRDLKDLLVKATGKGKILVVGGQMSGVEIAATIASHLSSAAHAPGEADIPHVDRYTVHHVLQRPVWVFPHFTTPEPKLAAPPFLPIDFASYNSNSRPQPLVNTQGHVAQDVASVVHGVYENVLGTNQSQFSPLLRVDGDDRTAPPYLAVSDWYCDFVRSGLITLSKGKVESLVGTTAVLSDGAGQVDDVAAVVVATGFDPSPSLDFLPRDTLERLQHSPRHTKQPLALAFHGTHHPEVPNLGFVGFYRSPYWGIMQMQARFLAEFWSGRAALAAPLSRRLAADDSIQRTLSLRNDVQLSQFPMGDYQWLMQEFAEALSMERASRPSHPELPRLTQNDEVLDTLTPSRFTSPTDDDAARESAALSVQDTLDVTAAGLGTPTFISRAVFRSLLGTWKLHRQITSRLPSHPSGSFGGTAQFLLREKSTDGTSAGGGGDDDDDDDDDDGLEYLYVEAGEFTTDSGFRFPATRRYVWRYDERKDLLSVWFTKPDDDKRADYLFHEIEFEQPTARGDESWRAKAGHLCVDDYYDVKYRFAFDAVNLRDWSIEYTVNGPKKDYSIRGAYSR
- a CDS encoding thioesterase family protein; the encoded protein is MRQKPPSIALSPLNRVLSPSLGLIPDNTPPRLFADALSHFSAIPWCAERLGTKSSSSPSAASSSDSSSLPGGSCAVITFIPQCFNPASPKHDQFVGATLAHAPRGLKQMLCYFRPQDAEHLHDPSRPITCISSLWALDEGLSGYEGILHGGMTTTMVDETLGVIHEINTALGKSGSLFAASSVTASLSIKFLRPIPVEGAVCVTASVEAMEGRKTRLKAEVVGATGETLAVAESVWIAVRAKV